Proteins from one Ficedula albicollis isolate OC2 chromosome 3, FicAlb1.5, whole genome shotgun sequence genomic window:
- the IL20RA gene encoding interleukin-20 receptor subunit alpha, whose translation MKNVLHWSAPEGTGDGVFYKVKYAVYGVGKWIRKPECRNINRTWCDLSSETSDYEEQYYASVKAFLNGTCSDWMETTRFNPLTDTKIDPPMVSVSSTDRSISIILTAPEKWKSSPEEESISLLQVYPGLQYNVSVLNKKTKKRWFFSISNNTLVVPWLEPGTAYCVSAQIHVTTPILDSGFSKEHCITTLKDKREDEAITITFGCIMPTTLALLFISVACYCVHKYIHIHKQKHPTNLVWQCTDKCKGRVFIPSEKIVLNLITVTGDDCKECSCLSERKSPHCNTVYHYTEGEDLPSKQVLKAKYLVDFSREEISLTEDALVEGDQTGNWACPGRSGTQNTCRDKNAGVVEYEHDIRAEDFSPGQKLEEKVCARRGLQGEPQIALGDLVDMETGQPYSPQPEIRVADLCLGQKTEELDLKVVDAADELPSETHKDFMDLDIEKSGQTSYHQLEKLTQDLTEEGVQTILVDWDPHSGRLYIPTLSSVENQVCEGVFKCDDPNKEGILLRLYEKEVSGESSEDQEMYLLQFKEQWGLHVEMGD comes from the exons ATGAAGAATGTCCTTCACTGGTCAGCACCAGAAGGCACAGGTGATGGAGTATTCTACAAGGTGAAGTATGCAGT GTATGGTGTTGGCAAATGGATTAGAAAGCCAGAATGCAGGAACATAAACAGAACATGGTGTGACCTCTCCAGTGAGACCTCTGACTACGAAGAACAGTACTATGCAAGTGTCAAGGCATTCCTCAATGGGACGTGCTCTGACTGGATGGAGACCACACGATTCAACCCTCTAACAGACA CTAAAATAGATCCACCCATGGTAAGTGTATCTTCTACTGACAGATCTATTTCAATCATTCTGACTGCTCCTGAGAAGTGGAAGAGTAGTCCTGAGGAAGAATCCATATCTCTGCTCCAAGTGTATCCTGGCCTACAGTACAACGTGTCTGTGctcaacaaaaaaacaaagaagcgG TGGTTCTTCTCCATCAGCAACAACACCTTGGTCGTGCCCTGGTTAGAGCCTGGAACAGCTTATTGTGTCAGTGCACAGATACATGTCACCACACCAATTTTGGACAGTGGCTTTTCCAAAGAACATTGTATTACCACATTGAAAG ATAAAAGAGAAGATGAGGCTATAACAATCACATTTGGATGTATTATGCCTACCACACTGgctctcctttttatttctgtggcatGCTATTGTGTGCACAAGTATATTCACAtccacaaacaaaaacatccaaCAAACCTG gtatGGCAGTGCACTGACAAATGCAAGGGACGAGTTTTCATACCAAGTGAAAAAATAGTGCTCAACCTTATCACTGTCACTGGGGATGACTGTAAGGAATGCAGTTGTctatcagaaaggaaaagtccCCATTGCAACACTGTTTACCATTACACTGAAGGGGAGGATTTGCCTTCTAAACAGgtgctgaaagcaaaatatttggtTGATTTTTCACGTGAAGAGATTTCACTCACAGAAGATGCTTTAGTGGAAGGGGACCAAACTGGAAACTGGGCATGTCCTGGCCGTTCTGGAACACAGAATACCTGCAGGGATAAAAATGCAGGGGTTGTGGAGTATGAACATGATATAAGGGCTGAAGACTTCAGTCCTGGTCAGAAATTAGAAGAGAAGGTTTGTGCCCGCAGGGGGCTACAGGGTGAGCCACAGATTGCTTTGGGGGACTTGGTTGATATGGAAACAGGACAGCCATATTCCCCCCAACCAGAGATAAGGGTAGCAGACCTTTGTTTGggacagaaaacagaggaacTTGATTTGAAGGTGGTTGATGCAGCAGATGAATTGCCAAGTGAGACCCATAAGGACTTCATGGACCTGGATATTGAAAAGTCTGGGCAGACATCCTATCATCAGCTGGAAAAACTCACACAGGACCTCACAGAGGAAGGTGTGCAGACCATTCTAGTTGATTGGGATCCTCACAGTGGAAGGCTGTACATTCCAACTTTGTCCAGTGTTGAAAATCAGGTGTGTGAAGGAGTATTCAAGTGTGATGATCCCAacaaagaaggaattttgcTCAGACTCTATGAGAAAGAAGTGTCTGGTGAATCATCTGAGGACCAAGAAATGTATCTCCTACAGTTCAAGGAACAATGGGGACTTCATGTAGAAATGGGAGACTGA